In the Leptospira neocaledonica genome, CCGACTTAGGTCTTGCTTTAAAATTCCCGGCCAATCCGGATGAATACGAGATCTCTTTTAAAAAGGGAAAGTCTTTCTTGAATATCCGAAAGTCGCATTCCGAAGGAAAACTTCTACTCGATGCAAACTTTGGAAATAAATTGGAGATCTTTGGGGAATTTCCATATTCTCTTCTCACTCATAATCCTCTTAGGGTTTTAAATCCGTCAGAACCAAGTCGTTGGACATTTACGGAAAAATGTTCTCCATTGATTCCTGATCGTATTAGCGTAAAATATGAGAAGAAGGAACTGGTGCGAAATCTTTCTAACACCACAATGGTCTATGACTGGTCCGGTGGTTATTTAAGAAGGGAGACAAATTGGTATTGGGCGGCTTTTTCCTCGGTTCTTCCTGATAGGACAAAGATAGGAGCCAATTTTGCTGCTTTAGTAAATGAAAGTTTTTTCCCTGAGAATGCCTACTGGATCGATTCTGAAAGGCAAAGAGTCAACAGGTGTATATTCGATTTTTCTCATAAAGATCCTTATAAGCCTTGGAGGCTTTGGGACGAGGAGGGAAGAATCCGTTTAGAATTCGAACCCCAGGGAGAAAGAAGAGAAAAAGTAAATCTGATCTGGACTAAATTGTATTTCAGGCAATTCGTAGGAAAATTTTCAGGCAGTTTTAGGCCGGAAAAAGGAAGAGAAGTCCAGATCAAAGATGTCTGGGGTTTCACGGAATTCCATAGATCTCTTTGGTAGTATTCGCGACTTGAAGCCTGAAAATCCGATCCGTATCTTATCCATTGATCTTTTGAGAGGTCTGACTGTGGCCGGGATGATCCTGGTAAACAATCCGGGGACCTGGTCCAATATGTACTGGCCTCTTAAACATGCTAAATGGGATGGATGTACCCCAACGGATCTAGTGTTTCCTTTTTTTCTTTTTGTGGTCGGAGCTTCTATTCCCTTTTCCGTATCCAATGGAATACAAGAATTTCCTAAAATTCTAAAGCGTGCTTCGATTCTTATCTTTCTTGGATTGTTTCTGAATTTTTTCGGAGAATGGAGTTTTTCTAATCTTAGATTTCCTGGAGTTTTACAAAGGATAGGATTCGCTTACTTCTTCGGAGCAATTTTATACAAAGAGAAAAATCTGAAATTCAGGATCTTCCTATTTTTATCCTTATTGATTGCGTATTGGTATTTATTGGAATTTGTCCCTCCTCCTGAAACCTTAGAGCCAAGCATGAAAGAAGGAAAAGACTGGGGAGCTTGGATAGACAGAGAAGTTTTCGGCCAAACACATTTATGGAAATTCGGCAAGGTCTGGGACCCGGAAGGACTTCTGACTTCTTTTACGGCTATCGCATCTGTGTTCTGCGGGATTTTTGCCGGAGAATTTTTAAAAGTTTCTTTGGGGAAGGGGGAATCCATTCTCTCTATTTCGGGAAAAATAACATTAGGCGCTTTTGTAGTATTGTTTGTAGGTGGGGTTTGGGGGATTTATTATCCGATCAATAAAAGTTTATGGACCGGGACTTATTCCCTTTGGACAGCGGGCTGGGCTCTTCTTGTTGTTTCTTTGTTTTTAATTTTAGAAAAATACGAAAGATTTGGGTTTGGAGTCCTGCAAAGTTTTCTTCTTCCTTTCGGTAAGAACGCTTTGTTGGTGTTTTTCGGTTCGGGGATATTTGCCAGAAGTTTGAATATAATTATGGTCTCTTCTCCGGAAGGGAAAAAGATCCCTTTAAAAAATCTGATCTATCAAGAATATTATAAAAGCTGGATAGATTCTCCGGAGTTGA is a window encoding:
- a CDS encoding DUF2804 domain-containing protein is translated as MQKIIGPENQVHYGVWDSPIEFNHHDFTLLDFFGKEIKGLKKKFAFHSFNYLGIMMEDCLVGIAAVSLGYAYNVFAYLYKFDQGKVYEFDVKGPDLGLALKFPANPDEYEISFKKGKSFLNIRKSHSEGKLLLDANFGNKLEIFGEFPYSLLTHNPLRVLNPSEPSRWTFTEKCSPLIPDRISVKYEKKELVRNLSNTTMVYDWSGGYLRRETNWYWAAFSSVLPDRTKIGANFAALVNESFFPENAYWIDSERQRVNRCIFDFSHKDPYKPWRLWDEEGRIRLEFEPQGERREKVNLIWTKLYFRQFVGKFSGSFRPEKGREVQIKDVWGFTEFHRSLW
- a CDS encoding acyltransferase family protein translates to MSGVSRNSIDLFGSIRDLKPENPIRILSIDLLRGLTVAGMILVNNPGTWSNMYWPLKHAKWDGCTPTDLVFPFFLFVVGASIPFSVSNGIQEFPKILKRASILIFLGLFLNFFGEWSFSNLRFPGVLQRIGFAYFFGAILYKEKNLKFRIFLFLSLLIAYWYLLEFVPPPETLEPSMKEGKDWGAWIDREVFGQTHLWKFGKVWDPEGLLTSFTAIASVFCGIFAGEFLKVSLGKGESILSISGKITLGAFVVLFVGGVWGIYYPINKSLWTGTYSLWTAGWALLVVSLFLILEKYERFGFGVLQSFLLPFGKNALLVFFGSGIFARSLNIIMVSSPEGKKIPLKNLIYQEYYKSWIDSPELSSFLYSITVLVLWFLILFFLDKKRLYWKI